One window of Anaerolineales bacterium genomic DNA carries:
- the lepA gene encoding elongation factor 4 — MTDHIRNFCIIAHVDHGKSTLADRLLQLTGTVSERDMTEQALDSMDLEREKGVTIKASAVRMFYAAKDGQKYELNLIDTPGHVDFGYEVSRALKACEGAILVVDATQGIEAQTLANLYQALDADLEIIPIINKIDLPSARPDEVAEDVGSLLGVPPETVLQVSAKEGINVEAILEAIIERVPPPKDEDNAPLRALVFDAHYDSYKGVVAYIRVFEGRIKSTDNLRMFSTKNDLRPVEIGIFSPGMKPVDSLGSGEVGYVATGFKTVHECRVGDTMTLASSPTAEPLPGYFLPKPMVFAGIYPVEADDYTELRDSLEKLQLNDASLTYQPETSQALGFGFRAGFLGLFHMEIIQERIEREYLLDVLFTAPSVEYEVLTNTNEVVKVDSPAELPDPGTIVEVREPWMNIEIITPTEFYGPIMDLVTKRRGIFKQQEHPAPHRVQLDFEIPLSEIIVDFFDHLKSRTKGYASLDYQFLEYRPDKLQKLEILVNGEPVDALAAIVHEKEAYHKGQRLITKLKDLIPRQLYDVAIQAASGGRIISRANVKATRKDVLAKCYGGDITRKKKLLEKQKRGKKRLKMVGNVEIPQDAFMAVLKLEDE; from the coding sequence ATGACCGACCATATTCGCAACTTTTGCATTATCGCCCACGTCGACCACGGAAAATCCACGCTTGCCGACCGCCTCCTTCAACTGACGGGGACGGTATCCGAGCGTGACATGACCGAGCAGGCGCTCGACTCGATGGACCTCGAACGCGAAAAGGGAGTCACCATCAAGGCGTCGGCTGTACGCATGTTCTACGCGGCGAAAGACGGGCAAAAATATGAATTGAACCTGATCGACACGCCGGGTCACGTGGACTTCGGTTACGAGGTCAGCCGCGCGTTGAAAGCCTGCGAAGGCGCGATCCTGGTCGTTGACGCGACACAGGGCATCGAAGCGCAGACGCTTGCGAATCTCTATCAAGCGCTGGATGCCGACCTCGAGATCATTCCCATAATCAACAAGATCGATCTGCCCTCGGCTCGTCCCGACGAAGTGGCTGAGGATGTCGGCTCCCTGCTTGGGGTCCCGCCGGAAACGGTTCTGCAAGTCTCCGCCAAGGAAGGCATCAACGTCGAAGCAATCCTCGAAGCCATCATCGAAAGGGTCCCGCCGCCCAAAGATGAAGACAATGCACCTCTGCGCGCTCTGGTCTTCGATGCGCATTACGACTCATACAAGGGCGTGGTCGCATACATTCGCGTCTTTGAAGGCAGGATCAAATCGACGGACAACCTGCGCATGTTCTCGACGAAGAATGACCTGCGTCCGGTTGAGATCGGAATCTTTTCGCCGGGGATGAAACCCGTTGATTCGCTTGGGTCCGGCGAAGTGGGATATGTGGCGACAGGATTCAAAACCGTGCATGAGTGCCGCGTCGGCGATACGATGACGCTTGCCTCGTCTCCCACCGCCGAGCCTTTACCCGGATACTTCCTTCCCAAGCCGATGGTCTTCGCGGGCATCTATCCCGTCGAAGCGGATGATTACACCGAACTGCGCGACTCGCTCGAAAAATTACAGCTCAACGACGCTTCATTGACCTACCAACCCGAAACCTCGCAGGCACTTGGCTTCGGGTTCCGCGCGGGTTTCCTCGGTTTGTTCCACATGGAGATCATTCAGGAACGCATCGAGCGCGAATACCTGCTCGATGTGTTGTTCACGGCACCGTCGGTCGAATATGAAGTATTGACCAATACGAATGAAGTAGTCAAAGTGGATTCGCCCGCAGAACTGCCCGACCCCGGCACGATTGTCGAAGTGCGCGAGCCGTGGATGAACATCGAGATCATCACGCCGACGGAGTTCTATGGTCCCATCATGGATCTGGTCACCAAGCGGCGCGGCATCTTCAAACAGCAGGAGCATCCCGCCCCGCACCGTGTGCAGCTCGATTTCGAGATCCCGCTCTCCGAGATCATCGTTGATTTCTTCGACCATCTCAAATCGCGCACCAAGGGGTATGCCTCGCTCGATTATCAGTTTTTGGAATACCGCCCCGACAAGTTGCAGAAATTGGAAATCCTTGTCAATGGTGAACCTGTGGATGCGCTCGCGGCCATCGTCCACGAGAAGGAAGCATACCACAAAGGTCAACGACTCATTACCAAACTGAAGGACTTGATTCCGCGTCAGTTGTACGATGTCGCCATCCAAGCTGCATCCGGCGGGCGCATCATCAGCCGCGCCAACGTCAAAGCGACGCGCAAGGACGTGCTCGCGAAATGTTACGGCGGCGACATCACCCGCAAGAAAAAACTGCTCGAAAAACAAAAACGCGGCAAAAAGCGGCTCAAGATGGTCGGCAATGTGGAAATCCCGCAGGACGCCTTCATGGCGGTCTTGAAACTGGAAGACGAATAG
- a CDS encoding flippase-like domain-containing protein, with the protein MSESRNTIKRILPGILVSIVLIAVILYFVDIKTTLTAMRNANYGLIAIAASLSFVWLAVRAIVWRTLLRNKPTYKDVFYTAGEGYLLNNFLPFRLGEIGRAFLLSRKSGGLTFAEIIPTIVIERVVDLIISAVIFLGALPYVVNSESSPTLGYVIGGVMLMGLVLLYILARNNQWALDLFHKLSARFTALQRVGGSFLESFFQGLGVLTDGWLFLRFLFWMILNWISALVAYYLMVLAFFPDAELLWAIFGLGMAAFGGAIPSAPGAVGTFEGAVVFALTRFTADESTALAAALTMRLYNYLNSTVIGMLGLASEGQTLSGVYRQLMNFRTKEKDKEFS; encoded by the coding sequence ATGTCCGAATCTCGAAACACCATAAAACGAATCCTCCCCGGCATTCTCGTCAGCATTGTGTTGATTGCGGTCATCCTTTACTTCGTGGATATCAAGACCACATTGACCGCCATGCGTAATGCAAATTATGGGCTGATTGCAATTGCCGCTTCCCTTTCCTTTGTCTGGCTGGCGGTGCGCGCCATCGTCTGGCGCACCCTGCTGCGCAACAAGCCCACATATAAGGATGTGTTCTATACCGCTGGTGAAGGCTACCTGCTCAACAACTTCCTGCCGTTTCGCCTGGGTGAAATCGGCCGCGCGTTTTTACTCAGCCGCAAATCCGGCGGTCTGACCTTTGCCGAGATCATTCCCACCATTGTCATCGAGCGCGTCGTGGATTTGATCATTTCAGCGGTTATCTTTCTCGGCGCGCTTCCTTACGTGGTCAATTCCGAGAGTTCTCCCACGCTTGGCTACGTAATCGGCGGCGTGATGCTTATGGGTTTGGTGCTCCTGTACATCCTCGCCCGCAACAACCAATGGGCATTGGACCTGTTCCATAAACTCAGCGCTCGATTCACGGCCTTGCAAAGGGTTGGCGGCAGTTTTCTCGAGTCGTTTTTTCAAGGTCTGGGCGTGCTTACTGATGGCTGGCTGTTCCTGCGCTTTCTTTTTTGGATGATCCTTAATTGGATCAGTGCCCTGGTCGCATACTACTTGATGGTCCTTGCCTTCTTTCCGGATGCAGAATTGCTTTGGGCGATTTTCGGTCTGGGCATGGCGGCTTTCGGCGGGGCGATCCCCTCCGCGCCCGGAGCCGTGGGAACATTCGAAGGCGCCGTTGTATTTGCGCTCACCCGCTTCACCGCCGATGAATCGACCGCGCTTGCAGCCGCGCTCACCATGCGTTTATATAATTATCTCAACAGCACCGTGATCGGCATGCTTGGTCTTGCCAGCGAAGGGCAAACCCTTTCGGGCGTGTACCGGCAATTGATGAATTTTAGAACTAAGGAAAAGGACAAAGAATTCAGTTAG